The Malus domestica chromosome 10, GDT2T_hap1 genome contains a region encoding:
- the LOC103412063 gene encoding zinc finger protein ZAT10-like: MALEALKSASTTTTPSPPFSSFEKVEDRRHGNHQIHSKEPWAKRKRSKRPRSEDPPTEEEYLALCLIMLARGTTSSSELPPQPPSRDLSYKCSVCNKGFSSYQALGGHKASHRKSDSSAAAMVDHQIAAASSVTTTSGRTHECSICHKTFRTGQALGGHKRCHYHGGSAATSAVTTSEGGGAGASSHSQSHQSQHGFDLNMPALPEFWPGFGGDKKSQLSGEQEVQSPMVGKKPRWLLGGD, encoded by the coding sequence ATGGCCTTAGAGGCTTTGAAATCCGCGAGTACCACCACTACTCCTTCTCCACCCTTTTCATCGTTTGAAAAGGTGGAGGATCGTCGCCACGGCAATCACCAAATCCACTCCAAAGAGCCATGGGCCAAACGGAAGCGCTCTAAGCGGCCGCGCAGCGAAGACCCGCCAACCGAAGAGGAGTACCTCGCTCTCTGCCTCATCATGCTCGCCCGCGGCACCACTAGTAGCTCTGAATTGCCGCCGCAGCCGCCGTCCCGAGACCTTTCTTACAAGTGCTCTGTTTGCAACAAGGGGTTCTCCTCTTACCAAGCTCTTGGCGGACACAAGGCCAGCCACCGCAAGTCCGACTCTTCCGCCGCCGCCATGGTCGACCATCAAATTGCCGCCGCTTCCTCCGTGACAACAACGAGCGGTAGGACCCACGAGTGCTCTATCTGCCACAAGACCTTCCGCACCGGCCAGGCACTGGGAGGCCACAAGCGCTGTCACTACCACGGCGGCAGCGCGGCCACGAGCGCTGTCACTACTTCCGAAGGCGGCGGTGCTGGGGCTTCCAGCCATAGTCAGAGTCATCAGAGTCAGCACGGATTTGACCTGAACATGCCGGCGTTGCCGGAGTTCTGGCCAGGGTTCGGCGGGGACAAGAAAAGTCAACTCTCCGGCGAGCAGGAGGTGCAGAGCCCGATGGTGGGAAAGAAGCCGCGGTGGTTGTTGGGTGGAGATTAA
- the LOC103445037 gene encoding ATP-dependent Clp protease proteolytic subunit-related protein 1, chloroplastic, producing MATSLLSPLSAPPSAAVDSIQGRQAGAFNAGIPNTFLHGTKVVAAPPLSSGRLKSQGRFKPAYAKASNHVPKQFRQENLKDGLMDNFKNVPHYLYGLSPAQMDMFMTEDNPARRQSEKVTEQSISSANNYLNHGGMYSMSGMDGKGPSQYSMSVSMYRGGARGNGRPRTAPPDLPSLLLDARICYLGMPIVPAVTELLVAQFMWLDYDNPSKPIYLYINSSGTQNEKMESVGSETEAYAIADMMSYVKSDVYTVNCGMAYGQAALLLSLGAKGFRAVQPNSSTKLYLPKVSRSSGLVIDMWIKAKELDANTEYYIELLAKGTGKSKEELSKDVRRPKYFQAQEAIEYGIVDKIIDSRDAAFEKRNYDEMLSQSRAMRRGAVGGPQAAPSGLR from the exons ATGGCGACTTCTCTGCTTTCTCCGCTCTCAGCTCCGCCGTCAGCCGCCGTAGACAGCATCCAAGGTCGACAAGCAGGCGCCTTTAATGCTGGGATCCCAAACACCTTCCTTCACGGCACCAAGGTCGTCGCTGCTCCACCTCTCTCTTCCGGAAGGTTGAAATCTCAGGGACGCTTCAAGCCTGCTTATGCCAAGGCTTCGAACCACGTTCCCAAGCAGTTTAGGCAGGAAAATCTTAAAGATGGAT TGATGGATAATTTTAAGAATGTGCCCCATTATCTATATGGCCTTTCTCCTGCCCAAATGGACATGTTCATGACAGAAGATAATCCTGCCAGACGTCAGTCAGAAAAAGTTACAGAG CAAAGCATCTCATCTGCCAACAACTACTTGAATCATGGAGGGATGTATAGCATGTCAGGCATGGATGGCAAGGGCCCTTCACAATACAGTATGAGTGTGAGCATGTATCGGGGAGGTGCAAGAGGAAATGGAAGACCCCGAACTGCTCCTCCTGATCTGCCTTCCTTACTTTTAGATGCTCGGATATGCTATTTGGGCATGCCA ATTGTACCAGCAGTAACTGAGCTTCTTGTCGCTCAGTTTATGTGGTTGGATTATGATAACCCTTCGAAGCCTATATACTTGTACATAAATTCATCGGGGACACAG AATGAGAAGATGGAGAGTGTTGGATCTGAAACCGAAGCATATGCGATCGCTGACATGATGAGT TATGTCAAATCGGATGTGTATACTGTGAATTGTGGCATGGCATATGGTCAAGCCGCACTGCTTCTGTCACTTGGAGCAAAGGGTTTTCGTGCCGTACAGCCAAATTCCTCCA CAAAATTATATTTACCAAAGGTCAGCAGGTCAAGTGGGTTAGTCATCGACATGTGGATTAAG GCCAAGGAATTGGATGCAAACACAGAGTATTACATTGAGTTGCTTGCAAAAGGAACAGGGAAGTCCAAGGAAGAACTATCTAAAGACGTCCGGCGGCCCAAGTATTTTCAAGCACAAGAAGCCATAGAGTACGGAATTGTAGACAAGATAATAGATTCACGTGATGCAGCATTTGAGAAACGG AATTACGACGAGATGCTTTCTCAATCGAGAGCTATGAGGAGAGGAGCAGTGGGTGGTCCACAAGCAGCTCCATCTGGACTTAGGTGA